TACTTCTCGCCCTTTTTGCCGATGGTCTCCAGCACGATGCTGCGCTTGACGAAGTCGTACCCGATCTCGCCGACCAGCTGGAGCTTGCCCGGAAGCAGCTTCGGCTTGGCGAACGCGGCCCAGAAGAGGGCGATCACCAGCAGCGCGCAGATGATCGCCAGCAGCATCGGCTTGGTGAAGTCGAAGCTGCCGATCGAGAAGATCGGCTTGAAGTCGAACTCGTTCAGGCCAGGGGCGGGGAAGCCGCAACCGGAGAACAGGTGGCACCCGGCCTCAGAGGCGAGCTGTACGTCAGCACCCACCACAGACTCCTTCGTCATGACGCATGGTTACGGCAACCTCTGTGTGTCGGCGTGGCCTGCGGCCACGGTGCGGCACTGGAACTAGTCGGGAATCTCGGGGACCCTGCGCGGCCGTGCCAGGCACTGCCGCGGGATCATCGAAGACTGCGCGGGTCCGGGGGGCGATCCGTCCGTCGAGCGGATGGACCTGGCCTCTTCCCGTACTCCGTTGTCGCGACGGACGATAGCAGTCCGTCGGCACCGCATGAACACCGCCCCCCTCGATGGGGGGACAGTCGGACCTCGTCACTGTTGACGCCCCGAGTCCGAGGGCTTGTCGCCCTTGCTTTCGGAGGTGTCGGGCTGAACGTAGAACATCTTCGCCTTCAGTGCACCGCGCACCTGGAAGCCCGTCCAGATCAGAGCGCAGCCGAGCAGCGTGAAGCCGAAGACCTTGGTGTCGAAGAGCGTCGTGTTCTTGAACACTCCGAGAACAACACCCACCAGCAAGATCTGAGTGGTGTAGACCAGAAGGGCCGCAGCCATCATGATGTGCGGATTGTTCCTGGTCAGCCGGTCGAGGGCGATCTGCCCGGAGCTGAAGAAGGCCATCACGAGCAGGGTCGCGAAGAGGGCGCCGAGCAATCCCTTGCCACCCACGACGGCGGTCGAGATCGCCATGGCGATGACTCCGGCGACCGCAGTGGGGATTGCGGCGCCGCGGATGATCCGGGCGTCGGGGGACGGCATGTCGGCAACTCCGGCGGCATGTCGGGAAACGGGGGGACGGGCGCACTGAGCGGTGGATGGCTCCTACCGGGAAGGTCGCCGCGGGCCGGCCGCTTGGCGGCGAGCCCGTCGAGGGAGACCCGACCAGGGACGGAAGTCCTCCACCTGTCAGGTCTTTCGGCGCGTTCTCGGTACTCGTGAACGGTATCACAAACTATTTGATGAGAGCTTTACCATGAACGTGTGGTACCTGTCACACTGACGGCCCAGCAGTGCCGCCATACGGGTGAAGCAGATTGACGGACCATCAGACGCGCCCGTCAACCCGCGCGCACGCCCGTTACTCCTCGCGTGCGCCCCGGCCGCGCTCGTGGCCGCCGACCGCCGAGGCGCCGGTCCCCAGCCTGCCGAGCAGCTCCTTGTCCTTGGCCGAGAGCTCGGCCATCGCCGGCGTCCGCGGCTGCTGCGACCGCTCCTCCTCGGCGACCGCCCCGGCGCCCCGCCCCTTGCGGTAGCGCGGCGGTACGAAGGACTGCACCGACTGCGGGGCGTGCGGGCGAAAGCGCGGGATCAGCAGCACGACGATGCCCAGCAGGCAGAGCCCCGCGATGGTCAGCACCACGGTGCGGCCGGTGTTGGTGACCGAGAAGGCGACCGTCCCGAAGGCGATCAGCGCGGCCCAGAAGTACATGATCAGCACGGCCCGGCTGTGCGAGTGCCCGACCTCCAGCAGCCGGTGGTGCAGGTGCTGCTTGTCGGCCGCGAACGGCGACTTTCCGGCCCAGGTCCGGCGGACCACCGCGAGCAGCAGGTCGGCCAGCGGCAGGGCGATCACGGTGAGCGGCAGCAGCAGCGGGAGGTAGACCGGCACCAGGGCGTGCACGGTGGCCGTCTGCGACTCCGTCCGGTCGGTCATCAGGTCGGGGTCGACCCGGCCGGTGATGGAGATCGCCGAGACGGCCAGCATCAGGCCGAGCATCATCGAGCCGGAGTCGCCCATGAAGATCCGGGCCGGGTGCAGGTTGTGCGGCAGGAAGCCCAGGCACATCCCGATCAGCAGCGCGCTGAAGAGCACGGCGGGCGCGGCGGCGCTGATCGAGTACCCGTACCAGAGCCGGTACGAGTAGAGGAAGAAGGCGATCGCCGCGATGCAGACCATGCCGGCGGCCAGGCCGTCCAGGCCGTCGATGAAGTTCACCGCGTTGACCATGATCACCACGAGGGCGACCGAGATGACCATGCCCTGCGTCGGACCGACCGCCACCGCGCCGACACCGGGCAGCGGCAGCGAGATGACCGTGACGCCCTGCCAGACCATCACACCGGCGGCGATCATCTGACCGCCCAGCTTGACCAGGGCGTCGACGCCCCACTTGTCGTCCAGCACGCCGAGGATCCACATGATCCCGGCGCCGGAGAGCAGTGCCTTGATGTCCGAACCCTCGACGAACGCCTTGCTCAGGTTGTCGAGTTGGGAGGCGACCAGGACGCCGGCGCAGAGTCCGCCGAACATCGCGATGCCGCCGAGCCGGGGGGTCGGCTCGCGGTGCACGTCACGGGCGCGCACCGGCGGCATGGCGCCGGCCAGGATCGCGAACTTCCGAACGGGACCGGTCAGCAGGTAGGTCACGGCCGCCGTGCAGAACAGGACCAGCAGATACTCACGCACCACGGGCCTCCAGCGTCACAGTCCGACGGGTGAATACCGAAGGTACTCCCGTGCTCTTCCGGGGTTCGAGGTGCGTCGCCACGGCACATACCTTATTGAGTTGGACGCCGTCCGTGTGCATCGCGGTTCGCCCCGGCGGGTACGGATCCCCGTTCGACCCTCGTACGGGGCTCTCCCCCGGGCCGCCCGCGGCCGTCTCGCGGCCCCCGCAAGCGTGTGCCCAGGCCGTCCCCGAACAGCCTCCGAACCGCCTCCCGGCCGCCCGGCGGCGGGCGGCCGGGAGGTTCAGCCGCTCGGTTCAGCCGCCCGCGAAGGCCCGGGCGAGCTCCCTGACCCGGGCGCCGATCGCGGCCTGCGGTCCGCCCGCGAGGAGCCGGCCGATCAGCGCCGCGATCTCGCCGAGCTCGCCCGGCCCCATGCCCTGCGTGGTGACCGTCCCGGTGCCCAGCCGGATGCCGGAGGTCTCGGTGGCCGGCGCCGGATCGTAGGGCAGGGCGCACCTGCCGAGCATCAGGCCGGCCGCCGCGCACCGGCGCTCGGCCTCGGCGCCGCTGAGGCCCAGCGGGGAGACGTCGGCCGTCACCAGGTGGGTGTCGGTGCCCCCGGTCATCGGGCGCAGCCCCGCCCCGGCCAGCCCGGCGGCCAGCGTCCGGGCGCCCTCCACGGTGCGCAGCACGTACTGGCGGTACTCGGGGGTGGCCGCCTCGGCGAACGCCACCGCCTTCCCGGCCACCTCGTTCATCGCGGCGCCGCCCTGGGTGAACGGGAACACCGCCCGGTCGACCCGGTCCGCCAGGTCGGCCGTGCAGAGCAACAGGCCGCCGCGCGGTCCGCGCAGCAGTTTGTGGGTGGCCGCCACGGTGACGTCCGCGTACGGGACGGGCGAGGGGGCCGCTCCGCCGGCCACCAGGCCGGTGGTCTGCGCGACGGAGGCGATCAGGTAGGCGTCGACCTCGTCGGCGATCGCCCGGAAGGCGGCCCAGTCCAGGTGGCGGGGGTGGGAGATGCCGCCCGCGACGATCGCCTTCGGGCGGTGCCGGCGGGCCAGCTCCCGCACCTGGTCGAGATCGACCAGGCCGTCGTCCTCGCGGACGCCGTAGCCGACGAACTCGAACCAGCGGCCGGAGAAGTTGGCGCGCGAGCCGCAGCTGAGGTGGCCGCCGTGCTCCAGCGACATCGACAGCACCACGTCCCCCGGCCGCAGCAGCGCCGCGTACGCCGCCAGCATCGCGGAAGTGGCGGAACGGGGCTGGACGTTGGCGTGCGGCGCGGCGAACAGCGCGCGGGCCCGGTCGACGGCGATCAGCTCGGCCGCGTCGGCGAGGGCGCAACCGGTGTGGTGGCGCCTGCCCGGGTAGCCCTCGGCGTACTTGTCGATCAGCGGCCCGCCCAGCGCGGACAGCACCGCCTGGCTGGTCAGGTTCTCCCCGGCCAGCAGCTGGAGGCTCTCGGCCCGCCGCTCGGCCTCGGCGGCCAGCAGGTCGGCGAGCTGCGGATCTGCCTCGTGGAGGGCCTGCGCGGGGTGCCAGTGGCCCGCTGCCGGACGTCCGGTGCGGAGGTGGCCGGTCGGGGCGTCGGTGACGGTCATGGCGGAACTCCCGGGCAGCGTCGGGTGAGGTTCCTCCAGCGTAGGACCGCCCCGCACGGCCGTCCTGTCGGCGCGGGCCGGGTGCACCCGTCAGGGCTCGGGAGCCGACGGTTCGTCAGGTGGGGGCGGCTCGGCGGACCGGTCAGCGCGGCGGCTGGACCCCGGTCAGCGCCGTCACCACCGGGTCCAGGGCGTGGAATATCTCCTCGCCGCAGTTGCGGAACATCCCGATCGGCGCGCCGTAGGGGTCGTCCACCTCGTCGGACTCCGGGGTCGCCGCGAGAAGCCAGCCGCGCAGTGCGGCGGCCGACCGGACCAGCGCCCGGGCCCGCTCGGTGACGTCCGCGCCCCGGCGCGGGTCGGGCAGCGTGCCCGGGTCGATCCGGCGGACCAGCCGGGTGAACTCCTTCAGGGTGAAGGTGCGCAGCCCCGCCGCATGGCCCATCGAGATCACCTGGGCGCGGTGGTCCAGGGTCGCGGTGAGCACCAGGTCGGCCTCGACCACGTGCTCGTCGAGCAGCTCGCGGCCGGTGAATCCACCGCTGTCCGCACCGTACTCGTCGAGCACCGTGGCGGCGTGCGCCTCCATCGGGGCGCCCTCGTGGCCCCAGGTGCCGGCGCTCTCCACCAGGATCCGGCCGGCCACCAGCGGGCTGAGCCGGGTGTCCAGCTCACGCCGGGTGAGCCGCTCGGCGATCGGCGAGCGGCAGATGTTGCCGGTGCAGACGAAGAGGATCCGGAAGTGGTCCAGTGGGCGGGGCGCCACGCTCAGGTAGGGCGATATACCGGGCCCCGCGTGCAGCGAGGTGGCCGTCAACTGCCGGCCTCCAGGTCGGGGACGACCTCCCTCAGCTGCTCGGCGCTGATCGCGCCGGCCCGCAGCAGGACCGGGACCTTGCCCGTGACGTCGACGATGGTGGAGGCGGTCGCGTGGTCGGCCCGGCCGCCGTCCAGGTACACCGAGATGGAGTCGCCGAGCTGCTCCAGGGCCTCGTCGCAGGTGGCCGGCGACGGCCCGCCCGTGCGGTTGGCGCTGGAGACGGCCAGCGGCCCGGTGGTGTTCAGCAGCTCGATCGCGACGGGGTGCAGCGGCATCCGCACGGCGACGGTGCCGCGGGTCTCACCGAGGTCCCAGCGCAGCGAGGGCTGGTGCTTGGCGACCAGGGTCAGGCCACCGGGCCAGAACGCGTCGACCAGCTCCCAGGCCTGCTCGGAGAAGTCGGTGACCAGGCCGTGCAGCGTGGTCGGCGAGCCCACCAGGACGGGGGACGGCATGTTCCGGCCACGGCCCTTGGCGGCCAGCAGGGCGGCGACGGCCTCCGGCGAGAAGGCGTCGGCGCCGACACCGTAGAGGGTGTCGGTGGGAAGCACGACGATCTCGCCGCGGCGGATCGCCGCGGCGGCCTCGCGCAGTCCGGTGGCGCGGTCCCCTGCGTCGGCACAGTCGTAGCGGCGGCTCATCGGTGCGGTCCCCTTCCGAGATGACTCATGGCGTTGGCGCTCACACGCACGACGACACCGCGCGGGCGGCGCTCGTGCCCTCTCCGTGTCGTACGGCCCTGCGGTGCGGGGCCGTACGGTGTGCGGAGCCCTGCGGGCCGGCTCCGCGCGGCCGGGTTTCCCGGATCACAGCGACGCCTTGCGGGCCGTGGTGAAGCGGGGGCGGTTGTTCAGGTCCCGGTGGTCGGCGGCGTCGGTCCAGCCGCCCTCCTCGTTGAAGATCCACGGGACCTGGCCGCCCTGGGTGTCGGCGTGCTCGATCACGACCGCGCCGCCGGGCCGCAGCAGGCGGGCGGCGACCCGCTCGATGCCGCGGATGGTGTCCAGGCCGTCCTCGCCGGAGAACAGCGACATCTGCGGGTCGTGGTCGCGCGCCTCGGGCGCGACGTACTCCCACTCGGTGAGCGGGATGTACGGCGGGTTGCTGATCACCAGGTCGAAGCGGCCGTCCCAGGAGCGGTCGTCCTCGAAGGCACGGGTGGCGTCCCCGGAGTGCAGGGTGACCCTGGCCCGGTCGGAGCTGGCGGCGATGTTGCGCCGGGTGTAGCGCATGGCGCCCTCGTCCAGCTCGAAGGCGTGCACCTGGGAGCGCGGCAGCTCCTGGGCCAGGGCCAGCGCGATGGCGCCGGAGCCGGTGCACAGGTCGACCACCAGCGGCTCGGCCACGTCCATGTCCCGGACGGCGTCTATGGCCCACTCGACGACCGTCTCGGTCTCCGGCCGGGGCACGAACACCCCGGGGCCGACCTCCAGCTCCAGGTAGCGGAAGAAGGCGCGGCCGGTGATGTGCTGGAGCGGCTCACGTGCCTCGCGGCGCGAGATCGCCTCCCAGTAGCGGGCGTCGAAGTCGGCGTCCCCGACCGTGTGCAGCTGGCTGCGCTTGACGTTGTGGATGTGCGCGGCGAGTTCCTCCGCGTCGAAGCGCGGCGACGGCACGCCGGCCGCGGCCAACCGCTGGGTGGCCTGGGCCACCTCGGCGAGCAGCAGGTTCATCCGTACGTACCCCTTCCGGCGCAGCCCGACGTCGTTCCCGGGCCGGTTTGCTCAGTTCTGGTTT
The sequence above is drawn from the Kitasatospora sp. NBC_00315 genome and encodes:
- a CDS encoding glycosyltransferase family 4 protein translates to MREYLLVLFCTAAVTYLLTGPVRKFAILAGAMPPVRARDVHREPTPRLGGIAMFGGLCAGVLVASQLDNLSKAFVEGSDIKALLSGAGIMWILGVLDDKWGVDALVKLGGQMIAAGVMVWQGVTVISLPLPGVGAVAVGPTQGMVISVALVVIMVNAVNFIDGLDGLAAGMVCIAAIAFFLYSYRLWYGYSISAAAPAVLFSALLIGMCLGFLPHNLHPARIFMGDSGSMMLGLMLAVSAISITGRVDPDLMTDRTESQTATVHALVPVYLPLLLPLTVIALPLADLLLAVVRRTWAGKSPFAADKQHLHHRLLEVGHSHSRAVLIMYFWAALIAFGTVAFSVTNTGRTVVLTIAGLCLLGIVVLLIPRFRPHAPQSVQSFVPPRYRKGRGAGAVAEEERSQQPRTPAMAELSAKDKELLGRLGTGASAVGGHERGRGAREE
- the glyA gene encoding serine hydroxymethyltransferase; this encodes MTVTDAPTGHLRTGRPAAGHWHPAQALHEADPQLADLLAAEAERRAESLQLLAGENLTSQAVLSALGGPLIDKYAEGYPGRRHHTGCALADAAELIAVDRARALFAAPHANVQPRSATSAMLAAYAALLRPGDVVLSMSLEHGGHLSCGSRANFSGRWFEFVGYGVREDDGLVDLDQVRELARRHRPKAIVAGGISHPRHLDWAAFRAIADEVDAYLIASVAQTTGLVAGGAAPSPVPYADVTVAATHKLLRGPRGGLLLCTADLADRVDRAVFPFTQGGAAMNEVAGKAVAFAEAATPEYRQYVLRTVEGARTLAAGLAGAGLRPMTGGTDTHLVTADVSPLGLSGAEAERRCAAAGLMLGRCALPYDPAPATETSGIRLGTGTVTTQGMGPGELGEIAALIGRLLAGGPQAAIGARVRELARAFAGG
- a CDS encoding protein-tyrosine-phosphatase, whose translation is MSPYLSVAPRPLDHFRILFVCTGNICRSPIAERLTRRELDTRLSPLVAGRILVESAGTWGHEGAPMEAHAATVLDEYGADSGGFTGRELLDEHVVEADLVLTATLDHRAQVISMGHAAGLRTFTLKEFTRLVRRIDPGTLPDPRRGADVTERARALVRSAAALRGWLLAATPESDEVDDPYGAPIGMFRNCGEEIFHALDPVVTALTGVQPPR
- a CDS encoding L-threonylcarbamoyladenylate synthase — translated: MSRRYDCADAGDRATGLREAAAAIRRGEIVVLPTDTLYGVGADAFSPEAVAALLAAKGRGRNMPSPVLVGSPTTLHGLVTDFSEQAWELVDAFWPGGLTLVAKHQPSLRWDLGETRGTVAVRMPLHPVAIELLNTTGPLAVSSANRTGGPSPATCDEALEQLGDSISVYLDGGRADHATASTIVDVTGKVPVLLRAGAISAEQLREVVPDLEAGS
- the prmC gene encoding peptide chain release factor N(5)-glutamine methyltransferase gives rise to the protein MNLLLAEVAQATQRLAAAGVPSPRFDAEELAAHIHNVKRSQLHTVGDADFDARYWEAISRREAREPLQHITGRAFFRYLELEVGPGVFVPRPETETVVEWAIDAVRDMDVAEPLVVDLCTGSGAIALALAQELPRSQVHAFELDEGAMRYTRRNIAASSDRARVTLHSGDATRAFEDDRSWDGRFDLVISNPPYIPLTEWEYVAPEARDHDPQMSLFSGEDGLDTIRGIERVAARLLRPGGAVVIEHADTQGGQVPWIFNEEGGWTDAADHRDLNNRPRFTTARKASL